A stretch of the Salvelinus fontinalis isolate EN_2023a chromosome 22, ASM2944872v1, whole genome shotgun sequence genome encodes the following:
- the LOC129820383 gene encoding putative nuclease HARBI1, translating into MTALHIALHAPSVAEHVYVNRKNFHSLNVQIICDAHMQLCSKWPGSTQDSFILRHSRVGLRLEAGDRGYQLKAWLLTPSAEPRTTEEMCYNLAHGRTRSVVEGTIGLLKGSRRCLAASGGKLLYKPEKVTRIILACGMLHNIALRHGIEMDAEIRMDPQEPPNPPPNGAPAPADAVRRRRQLMLRLVD; encoded by the exons ATGACAGCATTACATATTGCCTTACACGCACCGTCTGTAGCTGAACATGTATATGTTAACAGGAAGAATTTCCATTCATTGAATGTTCAGATCATCTGCGATGCCCATATGCAGTTATGCTCGAAGTGGCCAGGGTCTACGCAGGACTCATTCATTCTGCGCCACAGCAGAGTAGGCCTGCGTCTAGAAGCTG GTGACCGGGGCTATCAACTGAAAGCGTGGCTTCTCACTCCCTCTGCAGAACCCCGAACAACAGAGGAAATGTGCTATAATTTGGCGCATGGCAGAACAAGGTCGGTGGTGGAGGGCACCATCGGACTGCTGAAGGGCAGTAGGCGTTGCCTTGCTGCATCAGGTGGAAAGCTCCTCTACAAGCCAGAGAAG GTGACACGCATAATACTGGCATGTGGTATGCTCCACAACATAGCCCTGAGGCATGGTATTGAAATGGATGCAGAGATTAGAATGGACCCCCAAGAGCCTCCTAACCCACCACCAAATGGAGCACCTGCCCCGGCTGATGCAGTGAGGAGGAGGCGGCAGCTCATGCTGAGATTGGTG GACTGA